A single region of the Thermoplasmata archaeon genome encodes:
- a CDS encoding type II toxin-antitoxin system PemK/MazF family toxin has product MMKFKADTSTPRPMEVWNAKVDFDGSSGAKNRPVIVLDKKGESFIVFMVTSHGHHPETDIKLVDPYEVMLDKTSTVRTDRTFSVSRPRFNYKLGDLTADDCEMVQMFYGRVKNGKRIKTEYV; this is encoded by the coding sequence ATGATGAAATTCAAGGCGGACACATCGACACCTAGGCCGATGGAAGTGTGGAATGCCAAGGTGGATTTTGACGGCTCGTCGGGAGCGAAGAACCGTCCAGTTATCGTTTTGGATAAGAAGGGCGAATCATTCATCGTATTCATGGTGACCTCTCATGGCCACCATCCCGAGACCGACATCAAACTTGTGGACCCGTACGAGGTGATGCTGGACAAGACGTCGACCGTGCGTACCGACAGGACATTCAGCGTGTCTCGTCCGAGATTCAACTACAAATTGGGCGACCTCACGGCAGATGACTGCGAGATGGTGCAGATGTTCTATGGCCGGGTAAAGAACGGAAAGCGGATAAAGACGGAATATGTCTGA
- a CDS encoding Na/Pi cotransporter family protein, whose amino-acid sequence MERIGDYSKNIMEYAQKLKEQGNTFSEVALKETMVMESLIEQLYEKIEIAYTETNEAALEAAYDIEENIDIITESMAENHVKRLNEGVCTLDVGSEFLAMTSDSERVADHLINMGKVIRLYS is encoded by the coding sequence TTGGAGCGTATCGGGGATTATTCCAAGAATATAATGGAATATGCTCAGAAGCTCAAGGAACAAGGAAACACCTTCTCCGAGGTAGCCTTGAAGGAGACCATGGTCATGGAATCGCTGATCGAGCAGCTCTATGAGAAGATCGAGATCGCCTACACGGAGACCAACGAGGCCGCATTGGAGGCAGCATATGATATCGAAGAGAACATCGACATCATCACTGAATCCATGGCGGAGAACCATGTAAAGAGGCTCAATGAGGGCGTCTGCACATTGGATGTCGGTTCCGAATTCCTCGCAATGACGTCGGATTCCGAGAGGGTAGCCGACCATCTTATCAACATGGGAAAGGTCATCAGGCTGTATTCCTGA
- a CDS encoding Na/Pi cotransporter family protein has translation MDDLLIATAVLTLLAGVGVFLTACIMLSSNLESLSSGKLKKMFAKASKSKLYGVGIGTVGTAAIQSSGAMTVMVIGFVNAGIMTLPLAATIIYGANIGTTITAQIAAIGMFNDDTLSLSVIFAALAGIGAFVMAFSKKEKTKVWGGVIAGFGLLFVGLMMMATSMEDFAKLPEVVEFLSSIHNIFLVLLIGILLTALVQSSSVVTTLAITMVVSGLIDLEQGIYLTLGSNIGSCIVAILAGFSGGRNAKRTAVIHLLFNVFGVTLFVVADMFLGIFGIEYAEIFQTIFPDVPSTQLAMFHTVFNVITVIIMLPLTGLLIKLVMKIVPEKEGEKEEEFKPRLYFINEYMLRTPPMAVQQVMKEVVNMSHIAMDNYRTACHMIRTMDFEEMDKFCNNE, from the coding sequence TTGGACGATTTGTTGATCGCGACAGCAGTACTGACCTTGCTCGCCGGAGTGGGCGTCTTCCTCACCGCATGCATAATGCTCAGTTCCAATCTAGAGTCCCTTAGCAGCGGCAAACTCAAGAAGATGTTCGCGAAGGCATCTAAGAGCAAACTTTACGGTGTCGGTATCGGTACAGTAGGTACCGCGGCGATCCAGAGTTCCGGAGCGATGACCGTCATGGTCATCGGATTCGTCAATGCGGGAATCATGACATTACCGCTGGCGGCCACCATCATATACGGTGCCAACATCGGTACCACCATAACCGCTCAGATAGCCGCAATTGGAATGTTCAATGACGACACATTATCCCTTTCTGTCATCTTCGCCGCTCTGGCAGGTATCGGGGCGTTCGTCATGGCATTCTCCAAAAAAGAGAAAACCAAGGTTTGGGGCGGTGTTATAGCAGGTTTCGGTCTTCTCTTCGTCGGTTTGATGATGATGGCCACATCCATGGAAGACTTCGCCAAACTCCCTGAGGTCGTAGAATTCCTTTCCAGCATCCACAACATCTTCCTCGTTCTTCTGATCGGTATCCTTTTGACAGCCTTGGTCCAGAGTTCATCGGTCGTGACCACTCTGGCGATCACAATGGTCGTTAGCGGATTGATTGATCTCGAACAGGGTATTTATCTGACCCTGGGTTCAAACATCGGTTCATGTATAGTTGCTATCCTGGCAGGATTCTCGGGCGGAAGGAATGCCAAGCGTACCGCGGTTATCCATCTATTGTTCAACGTGTTCGGAGTGACACTATTCGTAGTAGCCGACATGTTCTTAGGAATATTCGGTATAGAATATGCAGAGATATTCCAGACCATATTCCCCGATGTGCCTTCAACGCAGCTCGCGATGTTCCATACCGTGTTCAACGTCATCACTGTGATCATAATGCTCCCGCTGACCGGATTGCTCATCAAACTGGTCATGAAGATCGTTCCCGAGAAGGAAGGGGAGAAGGAAGAGGAGTTCAAACCCAGGCTCTACTTCATCAACGAGTATATGCTCAGAACGCCCCCCATGGCCGTTCAGCAGGTAATGAAGGAGGTAGTGAACATGTCGCATATTGCCATGGACAACTACCGTACGGCATGCCACATGATACGTACCATGGACTTCGAGGAAATGGACAAATTCTGCAATAACGAATAG
- a CDS encoding recombinase yields MAFDGRASIVEIDEEEKTVIFDIYRFKKITGTKVGPILGMSEFSTPFKVACELAGLYPGDKPNKYIDAGNILEPVLREYLAARPTILKECLGLSEGQKVGVEEPVAKEKCGYDHFHDNKVFGGLVDGYIQVDGVRDTILEIKTSHDMDKWRDENGGFTNIPMTYMLQASLYAELSNLDRIVFLVGFLEEKDYDRPKQWVPTPDNTKVIVVPKLDMTEYMKQCEDWYNEYIKGGYTPEWTDKDEEVLKYLKAYKPKR; encoded by the coding sequence ATGGCGTTCGATGGAAGGGCAAGCATCGTCGAGATCGACGAGGAAGAGAAAACGGTCATTTTCGATATCTACAGGTTCAAGAAGATAACAGGGACCAAGGTCGGGCCGATCCTCGGCATGAGCGAATTCTCCACTCCTTTCAAGGTCGCATGCGAACTTGCCGGATTATATCCCGGGGACAAGCCCAACAAGTACATCGATGCTGGGAACATCCTGGAACCGGTCCTGAGGGAATATCTTGCGGCCAGGCCGACCATTTTGAAGGAATGCCTCGGGCTCTCTGAAGGCCAGAAGGTAGGCGTGGAGGAACCTGTTGCCAAAGAGAAGTGCGGGTATGACCATTTCCATGACAACAAGGTCTTCGGAGGACTCGTGGACGGCTATATCCAAGTCGACGGGGTCAGAGATACGATCCTGGAGATCAAGACCTCTCACGACATGGATAAGTGGAGGGATGAGAACGGGGGTTTCACGAACATCCCCATGACATACATGCTCCAGGCATCACTGTATGCCGAACTCTCCAATCTTGACAGGATAGTCTTCCTTGTCGGTTTTCTCGAGGAGAAGGATTACGACCGTCCCAAGCAGTGGGTGCCGACACCTGACAACACGAAGGTCATCGTTGTTCCGAAACTGGACATGACAGAGTACATGAAGCAGTGCGAGGATTGGTACAACGAGTACATCAAGGGCGGATACACCCCTGAGTGGACCGATAAGGACGAAGAGGTTCTGAAATACCTCAAAGCCTACAAACCGAAGAGATGA